One Capsicum annuum cultivar UCD-10X-F1 chromosome 2, UCD10Xv1.1, whole genome shotgun sequence genomic window carries:
- the LOC107858065 gene encoding LOW QUALITY PROTEIN: expansin-B15 (The sequence of the model RefSeq protein was modified relative to this genomic sequence to represent the inferred CDS: inserted 1 base in 1 codon), with protein sequence MAANNLSKCFAIWMIIVVFCSCLFTFSSCQPSGFSPAVATYYTNPTSPGSGGACGLENDVVGAPYNAMITAGNQDLFKQGSGCGACYQVMCTQTQNSHCSGNPITVTLTDECPGACNNDPVHFDLSGIAYGKLAKSGXGRIPIFYKRVACNYNSNILFKVDKGSNPNFFAVVSEAVNGDGDLSLVEIKTGGASTTAWTPMKRMIGSTWNVGIQPNTQKPPFSLRLTSSTKKSVIAQNVIPPGWQPRSVYKSNVNFPSQL encoded by the exons ATGGCTGCAAATAATCTTTCTAAGTGTTTTGCCATTTGGATGATCATTGTAGTTTTTTGCTCATGTTTGTTTACATTTTCTTCTTGTCAGCCAAGTGGTTTTTCACCAGCAGTGGCAACTTATTATACAAATCCTACTAGTCCTGGAAGTG GTGGTGCATGTGGACTAGAAAATGATGTAGTAGGTGCTCCCTACAATGCTATGATTACAGCAGGGAATCAAGATCTTTTTAAACAAGGCTCTGGATGTGGTGCATGCTATCAG GTGATGTGTACCCAAACTCAAAATTCACATTGTTCAGGGAATCCAATAACAGTAACCCTTACAGACGAATGCCCTGGGGCATGCAATAATGATCCAGTTCACTTTGATTTAAGTGGAATTGCCTATGGAAAACTGGCAAAGTCTG GAGGAAGAATTCCAATTTTTTATAAAAG GGTAGCATGCAATTACAACTCAAACATATTGTTCAAGGTGGACAAAggttcaaaccctaatttctttgcAGTTGTATCTGAAGCAGTAAATGGTGATGGTGATCTTTCATTGGTCGAAATAAAAACTGGAGGAGCAAGTACTACTGCATGGACTCCTATGAAGAGAATGATTGGGTCAACATGGAATGTTGGCATACAACCAAACACACAAAAACCTCCATTTTCTCTAAGGCTTACTTCAAGTACAAAGAAGAGTGTTATTGCCCAGAATGTTATTCCACCTGGCTGGCAACCAAGATCTGTTTACAAATCAAATGTTAATTTTCCTAGCCAGTTATAG